Proteins encoded in a region of the Flavobacteriaceae bacterium HL-DH10 genome:
- a CDS encoding outer membrane beta-barrel family protein encodes MKKLIFMCFLLFAISTKAYTDPETNADKTGTITGRILDATLKAPLPYVNVIIKNSSGNIITGGITLEDGTFEIEKIAEGKINLNIQYIGYKTVTKSLTIKKGNYKINLGTIYLEEETEGLDAVTIIAETSSIQQKVDRKVITIGKDLAATGTASELMIGIPSVSVDAQTGDISLRGNQNVRVMVDGKISNIPTAQLLKQIPSTAIKSIELITNPSAKYNPEGMSGIINIVLHKNTMIGFNGNVNISLTHEIEAKFNSSIDMNYRNGKFNLYGSYSNNISKNRNQGNIFRLENNSEQFLKFLDKRNSNLYKIGVDYYLNDKNTISVFTTQNNSENGTTGETDVFFYDNLSFNQNQVFSAKSKNASSQYNFDYKHDFTKDGHNIELEVDYNIFEDDRPVDFTYQFAPDENYKDFNNTDRKSTTINLDYVNPLSESTKLELGLQARLFNSDIVYASTGETLNSEGVLRPTPSTNFDYTRDIYSAYATYSKKFEKWTTQIGIRAENVLEDALALSSEASSTETFKNDYFELYPSAFITYSPSDKNAYQLSYSRRIDRPGINQVNPIKEWSTPLISQYGNINLTPQFTNSIEANYTRTLNNRKGTVTGGIFYRIINDDINRALFIDRSDVNSGRVILTNDNFGNTDAYGFELSSNYRPTKWWNINSSFDIYSQVNKGIAENLTAPIETATINDIETKISEVDNVAWNFRMFNNFKLNKTVSLTAFGFYRGKNRSLQLDREPMYFVNLGARVGFAKGKGTFSFNYNDIFNTMEFAFNGSKPFPQTGAFNWESNTWNIGLNYRFGGEKYSAKKRKKRDNNTESDGGFL; translated from the coding sequence ATGAAAAAATTAATTTTCATGTGCTTCCTATTGTTCGCAATATCTACAAAAGCATATACAGATCCCGAAACAAACGCCGATAAAACAGGCACCATTACTGGTAGAATATTAGACGCAACATTAAAAGCCCCCTTACCGTATGTAAATGTTATTATTAAAAACTCGAGTGGAAATATTATTACTGGAGGTATCACTTTAGAAGATGGCACTTTTGAAATTGAAAAAATAGCAGAAGGTAAAATAAATTTAAACATTCAATATATTGGCTATAAAACTGTTACAAAGAGTCTCACTATCAAAAAAGGGAATTACAAAATAAATCTAGGAACTATTTATTTAGAAGAAGAAACTGAAGGCTTAGATGCTGTAACTATAATTGCAGAAACCTCAAGCATACAACAAAAAGTAGATAGAAAGGTTATTACAATTGGCAAAGACTTAGCGGCTACAGGTACTGCGTCAGAATTAATGATTGGCATCCCTTCAGTAAGTGTTGATGCTCAAACTGGAGATATAAGCTTACGCGGAAACCAAAATGTTCGTGTTATGGTAGATGGTAAAATATCAAATATACCTACAGCTCAATTATTAAAACAAATTCCCTCTACGGCTATAAAATCTATAGAATTAATTACGAATCCTTCTGCTAAATATAACCCTGAAGGTATGAGCGGTATCATAAACATTGTGCTTCATAAAAACACCATGATAGGTTTTAATGGCAATGTTAATATTAGTTTAACTCATGAAATAGAAGCTAAATTTAATAGCTCTATAGATATGAATTATCGCAATGGTAAATTTAATTTATATGGAAGTTATAGTAATAATATTTCTAAAAACAGAAACCAAGGAAATATTTTCAGATTGGAAAATAACTCTGAACAATTTTTAAAATTCTTAGACAAAAGAAATTCTAATCTATATAAAATTGGTGTAGACTATTATTTAAATGATAAAAATACCATTTCAGTTTTTACTACTCAAAACAATTCTGAAAATGGTACAACTGGCGAAACAGACGTTTTCTTTTATGATAATTTGTCTTTTAACCAAAACCAAGTATTTTCAGCAAAAAGCAAGAACGCCTCTTCTCAATATAATTTTGATTACAAACATGATTTTACAAAAGATGGTCATAATATAGAACTAGAAGTAGACTACAATATTTTTGAAGATGACAGACCAGTTGATTTCACCTATCAATTTGCTCCTGATGAGAACTATAAAGATTTTAATAATACAGATAGAAAAAGTACTACTATAAACTTAGATTATGTCAACCCATTATCTGAAAGCACAAAATTAGAATTAGGCTTACAAGCACGTTTATTTAATTCTGATATTGTATATGCATCTACTGGAGAAACTTTAAATAGCGAAGGTGTTTTAAGACCTACTCCAAGTACTAATTTTGATTATACCCGAGATATTTATTCTGCATATGCAACCTACAGTAAAAAATTCGAGAAATGGACGACTCAAATAGGCATACGTGCCGAAAATGTACTAGAAGATGCTTTAGCGTTATCATCTGAAGCATCAAGCACTGAAACTTTTAAAAATGACTACTTTGAACTATACCCATCGGCATTCATAACATATTCGCCATCAGACAAAAACGCATATCAGTTAAGTTATAGTCGTCGTATAGATCGCCCTGGTATAAATCAAGTAAATCCTATTAAAGAATGGAGCACACCTTTAATTTCTCAATACGGAAATATAAATTTAACACCTCAATTTACCAATTCAATTGAAGCCAATTATACTCGAACACTTAACAATAGAAAGGGAACAGTAACAGGTGGTATATTTTATAGAATAATAAATGATGATATTAATAGAGCCTTATTTATAGATAGAAGTGATGTTAATTCTGGTCGTGTCATTTTAACAAACGATAATTTTGGTAATACCGATGCTTATGGGTTTGAATTATCTTCAAATTACAGACCAACAAAGTGGTGGAATATTAACTCTAGTTTCGATATATATTCTCAAGTTAATAAAGGTATTGCTGAAAACCTAACAGCTCCTATTGAAACTGCAACTATAAACGATATTGAAACAAAAATTAGCGAAGTAGACAATGTTGCTTGGAATTTTAGAATGTTTAATAATTTTAAATTAAACAAAACCGTTTCGCTTACAGCTTTTGGTTTTTATAGAGGCAAAAACAGATCCTTACAATTAGATAGAGAGCCGATGTACTTCGTTAATTTAGGTGCTAGAGTTGGATTTGCCAAAGGCAAAGGTACATTTAGCTTTAACTATAATGATATTTTTAACACTATGGAATTCGCCTTTAATGGCTCTAAACCATTCCCTCAAACAGGCGCTTTTAATTGGGAAAGCAACACTTGGAATATTGGTTTAAATTATAGATTTGGTGGCGAAAAATACAGTGCTAAAAAACGTAAAAAACGTGATAACAACACAGAATCTGATGGCGGATTTTTGTAA
- a CDS encoding CoA-binding protein, whose translation MNKKTLVLGASLKPNRYSNYAVQRLVANNYEVVAFGMKKGTIKGVTVDTKLLPYKNIDTVTLYLNAEQQKAYYAYVVSLKPKRVIFNPGTENPQFYNILKENNIAFEAACTLVLLSTNQY comes from the coding sequence ATGAATAAAAAAACATTGGTGCTTGGAGCATCGTTAAAACCAAATAGATATTCTAATTATGCAGTACAAAGATTAGTTGCGAACAATTATGAAGTTGTTGCTTTTGGAATGAAAAAAGGAACTATTAAAGGCGTAACTGTTGATACTAAATTGTTGCCTTATAAAAATATAGATACTGTCACTTTATATCTTAATGCAGAACAACAAAAAGCATATTATGCGTATGTTGTATCGTTAAAACCTAAGCGTGTTATTTTTAACCCAGGAACCGAAAACCCACAATTTTATAATATTTTAAAAGAAAATAATATTGCTTTTGAAGCGGCTTGTACTTTAGTCTTGCTTTCTACGAATCAATATTAA
- a CDS encoding sodium:solute symporter: MTATQILLLIAAYFGVLILISYFTGKEDSNDAFFKANKSAPWYLVAFGMIGASLSGVTFISVPGMIGGQQFAYMQGVFGFFVGYLFILFVLLPIYYKLNVTSIYQYLEQRFGKISYKTGAFFFLLSRVTGASFRLFLVALAMQYIVFEDIGIPFWATVVISILLIWIYTNRGGIKTIIWTDTLQTLAMLTSVGVAIYLINEKLDWSYIEFLNSNEFSSRGKIFFFDDPNATTYFWKYFIGGIFIAIAMTGLDQDMMQKNLTCKTSQESKKNMFTMATLLVFVNFFFLSLGALLFIYAEKFGLQIPIVDGKTRTDLLFPEIAMNQGLGTGLAITFIIGLIAAAYSSADSALTSLTTSFSVDFLNIEKLPIESQKPLRKKVHIGVSILLIIVVIIFNNLEGNVVGNLFKFATFTYGPLLGLFAFGILTNYQIKDKYAWVIGLLSIVISFAITSLPESIIGSYKFHWEILPLNGLITFMGLILIRRKQD; the protein is encoded by the coding sequence ATGACTGCAACACAGATTCTTTTATTAATAGCAGCTTATTTTGGCGTTTTAATTTTAATATCCTATTTCACAGGTAAAGAAGATTCTAACGACGCTTTTTTTAAAGCTAATAAATCGGCTCCTTGGTATTTAGTTGCTTTTGGAATGATAGGTGCTTCATTATCTGGGGTTACATTTATATCGGTTCCTGGCATGATTGGCGGACAACAATTTGCATATATGCAAGGTGTTTTCGGCTTCTTTGTTGGTTATTTATTTATCCTTTTTGTGCTACTTCCTATTTATTACAAACTTAATGTTACATCAATCTATCAATACTTAGAACAACGTTTTGGGAAAATAAGTTATAAAACTGGGGCCTTTTTCTTTTTACTTTCGAGAGTCACCGGAGCTTCATTCAGACTCTTTTTAGTGGCCTTAGCTATGCAATATATTGTTTTTGAAGACATAGGAATTCCTTTTTGGGCAACCGTAGTTATCTCCATTTTATTAATTTGGATTTACACCAATAGAGGTGGTATAAAAACTATTATTTGGACTGATACTTTGCAAACTTTAGCCATGTTAACTTCTGTTGGAGTTGCTATTTATTTAATAAATGAAAAATTAGACTGGAGCTATATTGAGTTTTTAAATTCTAATGAATTCTCTTCAAGAGGAAAAATTTTCTTTTTTGATGACCCAAACGCAACTACTTATTTCTGGAAATATTTTATTGGAGGTATTTTTATAGCTATTGCTATGACGGGTTTAGACCAAGATATGATGCAAAAAAACCTAACCTGTAAAACATCCCAAGAATCTAAAAAGAACATGTTTACAATGGCAACATTACTGGTATTTGTTAACTTTTTCTTTTTATCTCTAGGCGCATTATTATTTATTTATGCAGAAAAATTTGGTTTGCAAATTCCTATTGTTGATGGCAAAACAAGAACCGATTTATTATTTCCAGAAATTGCTATGAATCAAGGTTTAGGCACGGGGTTAGCCATAACTTTTATTATTGGTTTAATTGCTGCGGCATATTCAAGTGCCGATAGTGCATTAACCTCATTAACAACATCATTCTCTGTAGATTTTTTAAACATTGAAAAACTGCCAATAGAATCGCAAAAACCACTTAGAAAAAAAGTGCATATCGGTGTTTCTATTTTATTAATAATCGTTGTTATTATTTTTAATAATCTTGAAGGTAACGTTGTTGGAAACTTATTCAAGTTTGCCACCTTTACCTATGGTCCATTACTAGGTTTGTTTGCTTTTGGTATTTTAACCAATTACCAAATTAAAGATAAGTATGCTTGGGTTATTGGCTTGCTATCAATCGTTATAAGTTTTGCTATAACATCCTTACCAGAAAGCATTATTGGGAGTTATAAATTTCATTGGGAAATACTTCCTCTAAACGGATTGATTACTTTTATGGGTTTAATATTGATTCGTAGAAAGCAAGACTAA
- the recR gene encoding recombination mediator RecR — MEFSSKLLERAVNEMSQLPGIGKRTALRLVLHMLKQPKEQTFALSEALQTMRNDVKFCKSCHNISDTELCEICSSPNRKEDIICVVEDVRDVMAIENTSSFKGLYHVLGGKISPMDGVGPHDLNIESLINKVKDGKINELVFALSSTMEGDTTNFYIYKQIQDYKVFTSTIARGISVGDELEYADEITLGRSILNRIPFESSLKL, encoded by the coding sequence ATGGAATTTTCTTCGAAATTACTAGAACGTGCCGTAAACGAAATGTCTCAATTACCAGGAATTGGTAAGCGTACGGCTTTGCGTTTGGTGTTGCATATGCTTAAGCAACCCAAAGAGCAAACTTTTGCTTTGAGTGAAGCATTGCAAACCATGCGTAATGATGTTAAATTTTGTAAATCTTGCCATAATATTAGCGATACCGAACTTTGTGAAATTTGTTCTAGCCCCAATAGAAAAGAAGATATTATTTGTGTTGTAGAAGATGTTAGAGATGTTATGGCTATTGAAAATACAAGTTCATTTAAGGGATTATACCATGTGCTAGGAGGTAAAATTTCACCTATGGATGGAGTAGGTCCACATGATTTAAATATAGAGTCATTAATTAATAAAGTTAAAGATGGTAAAATAAATGAGTTGGTTTTTGCGTTAAGTTCAACTATGGAAGGGGATACTACCAATTTTTATATTTACAAACAAATTCAAGATTATAAAGTTTTTACATCAACAATAGCTAGAGGGATTTCGGTTGGAGATGAGTTAGAATATGCCGATGAAATAACTTTAGGAAGAAGTATATTAAACAGAATTCCGTTTGAATCTTCTTTAAAATTGTAA
- a CDS encoding glycosyltransferase family 2 protein — protein MKLSIIILNYNVRYFLELCLKSVEAAIANIDAEIIVIDNNSEDDSCNMVRACFPEVNLIENKENLGFSKGNNVGVLQAKGEYLCILNPDTVVAEDTFVKVLEFSENQDNLGIVGCKLINGGGLFLPESKRNIPTVNVAFKKILGFSKDYYANHVDKNENGEVDILVGAFMLIKKNVYNEVGGFDEDYFMYGEDIDLSYKVLKKGYKNYYFGKAIIIHFKGESTLKDRYYARRFFGAMKIFYKKHFKKNRLFDMFVWLGIELAHTFRRIRKVKPENISEYVFVSNKENKKLASVLSKNMVLKSDIKSVNKNSEIIFDANVLTYKHIIHAISRDNVGDGLTYKILPNGSNFIIGSNNGFGKGEVKEFL, from the coding sequence TTGAAACTCTCAATAATCATACTAAATTATAATGTACGCTATTTTTTAGAGCTCTGTCTAAAAAGTGTTGAAGCTGCTATTGCAAATATTGATGCAGAAATTATTGTCATAGATAATAATTCTGAAGATGATAGTTGTAATATGGTTAGAGCGTGCTTTCCAGAAGTTAATCTTATTGAAAATAAAGAAAATCTAGGTTTTTCAAAAGGAAATAATGTTGGTGTTTTGCAAGCTAAAGGAGAATATTTATGTATTTTGAATCCAGATACAGTAGTTGCAGAAGATACTTTTGTAAAGGTATTAGAGTTTTCTGAAAATCAAGATAATTTAGGTATTGTTGGTTGTAAGTTAATTAACGGAGGCGGTTTGTTTTTGCCTGAAAGTAAACGGAATATACCTACGGTAAATGTAGCATTCAAAAAAATATTAGGCTTTTCTAAAGATTATTATGCAAATCATGTAGATAAAAACGAAAATGGAGAAGTAGATATTTTGGTAGGTGCATTTATGTTAATTAAAAAGAACGTTTATAATGAAGTTGGAGGTTTTGATGAAGACTATTTTATGTATGGTGAAGATATAGACTTGTCTTATAAAGTATTAAAAAAAGGATATAAGAATTATTATTTTGGAAAGGCTATAATTATTCATTTTAAAGGAGAAAGCACATTAAAAGACCGTTATTATGCGCGTCGTTTTTTTGGTGCTATGAAAATATTCTATAAAAAGCATTTTAAAAAAAATAGATTATTCGATATGTTTGTTTGGTTAGGTATTGAGTTGGCTCATACCTTTAGAAGAATTCGAAAAGTTAAGCCTGAAAATATTTCAGAATATGTTTTTGTTTCTAATAAAGAAAATAAAAAATTAGCATCTGTTTTGTCTAAAAATATGGTTTTGAAATCCGATATAAAATCAGTTAATAAAAATTCAGAAATTATATTCGATGCTAATGTGTTAACTTATAAGCATATAATTCATGCTATAAGCAGAGACAATGTAGGAGACGGATTGACATATAAAATATTACCTAATGGATCGAATTTTATTATAGGTAGTAATAATGGATTTGGAAAAGGGGAGGTAAAAGAGTTTTTGTAG
- a CDS encoding dihydrolipoamide acetyltransferase family protein, translating into MAKFELKLPKMGESVAEATITSWLKEVGETIELDEAVLEIATDKVDSEVPSEVDGVLVEKFFNVDDVVQVGQVLAIIETEGDDEVLQTKDEVEEEKEHEAVVEAVEQTINIAKETVAPVVSSDARFYSPLVKNIAKQEGVSQQELDAIKGTGKEGRVTKNDILSHIKNRGSNPKPVIQKAETPEAIQEPILEKPKEVSKPVVVSNGEDEIIEMTRMGKLVAHHMVESVQKSAHVQSFIEADVTKIWNWRKKNKDIFMKREGENLTFTPIFMEAIAKALRDYPMMNISLQGDTIVKKKNINLGMAAALPDGNLIVPVIKNADQLNLVGMTKQVNDLANRARLNQLKPDDVQGGTYTVTNVGTFGSIMGTPIINQPQVGILALGAIRKVPAVIETPEGDFIGIRYKMFLSHSYDHRVVNGALGGMFVKAVKDYLEAWDSNREI; encoded by the coding sequence ATGGCAAAATTCGAACTTAAATTACCAAAAATGGGTGAAAGTGTTGCGGAAGCAACTATTACATCATGGTTAAAAGAAGTAGGAGAAACTATAGAATTGGATGAAGCAGTTTTAGAAATAGCTACAGATAAGGTTGATAGCGAAGTGCCTAGCGAAGTTGATGGTGTTTTAGTTGAAAAGTTTTTTAATGTTGATGATGTTGTGCAAGTTGGTCAAGTTTTGGCAATTATAGAAACTGAAGGTGATGATGAGGTTTTGCAAACTAAAGATGAAGTTGAAGAAGAAAAAGAACATGAAGCAGTTGTTGAAGCCGTTGAACAAACAATAAATATAGCAAAAGAAACAGTTGCTCCGGTAGTTTCTAGTGATGCTCGTTTTTATTCGCCACTAGTTAAAAACATAGCAAAGCAAGAAGGAGTTTCTCAGCAAGAATTAGATGCTATAAAAGGAACAGGAAAAGAAGGACGTGTTACAAAAAATGATATTTTATCTCATATTAAAAATAGAGGTAGTAATCCTAAACCTGTTATACAAAAAGCTGAAACTCCAGAAGCTATTCAGGAGCCAATTTTAGAAAAACCGAAAGAAGTTTCTAAGCCAGTTGTAGTTAGTAATGGGGAAGATGAAATTATTGAAATGACCAGAATGGGTAAGCTGGTTGCTCATCATATGGTAGAGTCTGTTCAGAAATCTGCTCATGTGCAAAGCTTTATTGAAGCCGATGTTACTAAAATTTGGAATTGGAGAAAAAAGAATAAAGATATTTTTATGAAGCGTGAAGGTGAGAATTTAACCTTTACACCCATATTTATGGAAGCGATAGCTAAAGCGCTTCGCGACTATCCTATGATGAATATTTCGCTTCAAGGTGATACCATCGTAAAAAAGAAAAATATCAATTTAGGAATGGCGGCAGCCTTACCAGATGGTAATTTAATCGTACCTGTTATAAAAAATGCAGATCAACTTAATTTAGTTGGTATGACGAAGCAGGTGAATGATTTGGCCAATCGAGCACGTTTAAATCAATTGAAGCCAGACGATGTGCAAGGAGGTACTTATACCGTTACTAATGTAGGAACTTTTGGTAGCATTATGGGAACACCAATCATCAATCAACCGCAAGTAGGTATTTTAGCTTTAGGCGCTATTAGAAAAGTGCCAGCAGTTATAGAAACACCTGAAGGCGATTTTATAGGTATTCGTTATAAAATGTTTTTATCACATTCTTACGATCATCGTGTTGTTAATGGTGCTTTGGGAGGTATGTTTGTTAAAGCTGTAAAAGATTATTTAGAAGCTTGGGACTCTAATAGAGAGATATAG
- a CDS encoding 3'-5' exonuclease: MQLNLTKPICFFDLETTGINISKDRVVEISILKVFPNGNKESKTWLVNPEMEIPKEVIEIHGITNEKVANEPTFKELAKDIHNMIKDSDLGGFNSNRFDIPLLAEEMLRADIDFDMKNRVAVDVQTIFHKMEQRTLSAAYRFYCDKELEGAHGAEADTNATYEVLKAQIAKYDEIENDTKFLAEFSSRKQFADFAGFIAYNKKGEECFSFGKHKGKLVTDVLEKEPGYFGWLLNADFPLYTKKVLTAIKLRNFNNKLG; encoded by the coding sequence ATGCAGTTAAATCTTACTAAGCCCATTTGTTTTTTCGATTTAGAAACAACAGGAATTAATATATCAAAAGACCGTGTTGTTGAAATATCTATTCTCAAGGTATTTCCTAACGGAAATAAAGAAAGTAAAACATGGTTGGTTAATCCAGAGATGGAAATACCAAAAGAGGTTATTGAAATACACGGAATTACTAATGAAAAAGTAGCAAACGAACCAACGTTTAAAGAGCTTGCTAAAGACATTCATAATATGATTAAAGATTCTGATTTAGGAGGCTTTAATTCAAATAGATTTGATATTCCGCTTTTAGCTGAAGAAATGCTGAGAGCAGATATAGATTTTGATATGAAAAATCGTGTCGCAGTTGATGTGCAAACTATTTTTCATAAAATGGAACAACGTACTTTAAGTGCTGCATATAGGTTTTATTGTGATAAAGAACTGGAAGGGGCTCATGGAGCAGAAGCTGATACTAATGCGACTTATGAGGTTTTAAAAGCGCAAATAGCTAAGTATGACGAGATAGAAAATGATACTAAGTTTTTAGCGGAATTTAGTTCTAGAAAACAATTTGCAGATTTTGCAGGTTTTATAGCCTATAATAAAAAAGGGGAAGAATGTTTTTCTTTCGGAAAGCATAAAGGGAAATTAGTAACTGATGTCTTAGAAAAAGAACCTGGTTATTTTGGTTGGTTACTTAATGCCGATTTTCCATTATATACTAAAAAGGTACTTACAGCTATTAAACTAAGGAACTTTAATAATAAGTTAGGATAA
- a CDS encoding fumarylacetoacetate hydrolase family protein: MKLICIGRNYTEHIKELENEKPEEPVVFLKPDTAILLKKQPFFIPDFSDDVQYEVEILVKINRVGKHIDKKFAHKYYNEIGLGIDFTARDLQSQLKAKGLPWEKAKSFDGAAVIGNWLPVREIDEVDAIEFSLKKNENIVQKGNTSHMLWKIDELIEYVSKYFTLKIGDIIFTGTPAGVGRVIANDKLKGFIENKEMFSITVK, encoded by the coding sequence ATGAAACTCATTTGCATCGGTAGAAATTACACCGAACATATAAAAGAATTAGAAAATGAAAAACCAGAAGAACCTGTTGTTTTTTTGAAACCTGATACCGCAATTCTACTAAAAAAGCAGCCTTTTTTTATTCCGGACTTTTCAGATGATGTGCAGTATGAAGTTGAGATTTTGGTTAAAATAAATAGAGTCGGTAAGCATATTGATAAAAAATTTGCTCATAAATATTATAATGAGATTGGTTTAGGAATTGACTTTACTGCACGCGATTTACAAAGTCAGTTAAAAGCAAAAGGCTTGCCATGGGAAAAAGCAAAATCTTTTGATGGTGCAGCAGTAATTGGTAATTGGTTACCTGTTAGAGAGATAGATGAGGTTGATGCTATTGAGTTTTCTTTAAAAAAGAACGAAAATATTGTTCAAAAAGGAAATACAAGCCACATGTTATGGAAAATTGATGAATTAATAGAATATGTGTCAAAATATTTCACTTTAAAGATTGGAGATATTATATTTACAGGCACACCTGCTGGAGTTGGCAGAGTCATAGCAAACGATAAATTAAAAGGATTTATAGAAAACAAAGAGATGTTTTCAATAACAGTAAAATAA
- a CDS encoding Hpt domain-containing protein — MEQHYKLFRVRELADNDEDFIATLAEAFLEEVPEDAERLKKAVAEGDYQEAYQAAHKMKPTVDLFELGILDTLIEVQDWGKFTKTDLDITAQLEVVISAVDKAVNEMRSDFNL; from the coding sequence ATGGAACAACATTACAAATTATTTAGAGTACGTGAATTAGCTGATAACGACGAAGATTTTATTGCCACTTTAGCTGAAGCCTTTTTAGAAGAAGTGCCTGAAGATGCAGAGCGACTAAAAAAAGCTGTTGCCGAAGGTGATTATCAAGAGGCATATCAGGCAGCGCATAAAATGAAACCAACAGTCGATTTATTTGAACTAGGAATACTTGATACTTTAATTGAAGTACAAGATTGGGGAAAGTTTACAAAAACAGATTTAGATATAACTGCACAACTTGAAGTTGTAATTTCGGCAGTCGATAAGGCAGTGAACGAAATGAGATCAGATTTTAATTTATAA
- a CDS encoding competence/damage-inducible protein A, whose protein sequence is MLAEIITIGDELLIGQVIDTNSSYIAKQLNKIGISVYQITSVQDDKQHILNALKDAESRVDIVLITGGLGPTKDDITKKTIAEYFNDTLVLDTSVLENIEAIWKQYVRQTLLQVNKDQALIPSKASVLMNKLGTAPGMWLEKNDKIFISLPGVPFEMKGLIDDAVIPKLKDKFQCPFILHRTLLIHGLGESTLAAIIEEWEDALPKYIKLAYLPSLGNMRLRLSAKGFDEQKIKDDVQKQIDAVIPLIKDEFLGFEDEDHSIEAIIGKQLTKIGKTVATAESCTGGKIAERFTTNSGASAYFKGSVVSYATDSKINILGVSKDAINEYSVVSGEVAESMAKHVLELFKTDYAIATTGNAGPTKGDSDEEVGTVFIAIATKTRVYSEKFMLGNHRTKVINKGANKAFEMLLKEIFKN, encoded by the coding sequence ATGCTAGCAGAAATAATTACCATAGGGGACGAACTTCTTATTGGTCAAGTTATTGACACGAACTCTTCGTATATAGCAAAACAATTAAATAAAATTGGAATTTCAGTTTATCAAATAACCTCCGTACAAGACGATAAACAACATATACTAAACGCCTTAAAAGATGCTGAAAGTAGAGTTGATATTGTTTTAATTACGGGAGGATTAGGGCCTACTAAAGATGATATTACCAAAAAAACAATAGCCGAATATTTTAATGATACTTTAGTTTTAGATACTTCTGTATTAGAAAATATTGAAGCTATTTGGAAACAATATGTAAGGCAAACTTTGTTGCAAGTTAATAAAGATCAGGCATTAATACCTTCTAAAGCAAGCGTTTTAATGAACAAACTAGGAACTGCTCCTGGGATGTGGTTAGAAAAAAACGATAAAATTTTCATTTCGCTTCCTGGTGTGCCTTTTGAAATGAAGGGTTTAATTGATGATGCAGTTATTCCTAAATTAAAAGATAAGTTTCAATGTCCATTTATACTTCATAGAACATTATTAATTCATGGTTTAGGAGAGAGTACATTAGCGGCTATTATAGAGGAGTGGGAAGATGCTTTGCCAAAATACATTAAGTTAGCGTATTTGCCTAGTTTAGGAAATATGAGGCTACGCTTATCTGCAAAAGGTTTTGATGAGCAAAAAATTAAAGATGATGTTCAAAAACAAATTGATGCTGTTATTCCTTTAATTAAAGATGAATTTTTAGGGTTTGAGGATGAAGATCATTCTATTGAAGCTATTATAGGGAAGCAATTAACCAAAATAGGAAAAACGGTAGCAACAGCTGAAAGTTGTACTGGAGGTAAAATTGCAGAGCGTTTTACTACAAATTCTGGAGCATCGGCATATTTTAAAGGTAGTGTGGTTAGTTATGCAACCGATTCAAAAATTAATATTTTAGGAGTTTCAAAAGATGCTATTAATGAGTATTCTGTTGTTAGTGGAGAAGTAGCAGAGTCTATGGCAAAACATGTTTTGGAATTATTTAAAACAGATTATGCTATTGCAACAACAGGAAATGCAGGACCAACAAAAGGTGATTCTGATGAAGAAGTGGGGACTGTTTTTATTGCAATTGCTACAAAAACAAGGGTTTACTCAGAAAAATTTATGCTTGGAAATCATCGCACAAAAGTGATAAATAAAGGAGCTAACAAGGCCTTTGAAATGTTGTTAAAAGAAATTTTTAAAAATTGA
- the rpmB gene encoding 50S ribosomal protein L28, with translation MSRVCELTGKKAMVGNNVSHALNRTKRKFNANLVKKRFYIPEEDSWITLKVSTSALKTINKIGISAAIKDAKSKGFLK, from the coding sequence ATGTCAAGAGTTTGTGAACTTACAGGAAAGAAGGCAATGGTTGGAAACAACGTGTCTCATGCATTAAACAGAACTAAACGCAAATTTAATGCGAATTTAGTAAAGAAACGTTTTTACATTCCAGAAGAAGACAGCTGGATAACTTTAAAGGTTTCTACATCTGCATTGAAAACTATTAATAAAATAGGTATTTCTGCAGCAATTAAAGATGCGAAGTCTAAAGGGTTTTTAAAATAA